In the genome of Bremerella sp. P1, the window ATCGTCGCAGTCGCTTTCCATGTCGGTATCGAACAGGATTTTTAGAGGCGCGCGTGGTTCTGCCGAGAAGCTCATACCTGGAATACTCGCAAAACATAGTATCACAAAAAGAAGCCGATACATGGCGGGTCTTCCTGAACTTGCGATAGCGAAAGTGTGCTGAAAGCGGAAGGGACTTTAGTCGTCTACAACAACTAACAAGGGGCCATGTGATGTAGTCCAGCACTTCGTAGGAATATGCGAACCGGTAGAGCGTTTCTGTGAGGAAGTCTGTTACTAGGAACGCTTCATCGCCCCCATCTAGATCGACATCTTCAAAGACAATGCCAACTCGATCGGCATGCATCGTGGCGTTGATCAAATCGTCAGATGCGACGTGCTTGACCTGGAATGGCTTCTTCAAGTCGGCATCATCGCTGAACGTGGCATATCGACTGAGCCCTTCTTGAAACATTTCCTTGGCTTCCGCTTCCGATATGCTTCGCTGCTCGCCGCGAAGCAGCGACCGCATCTCAATCGCTCGACGACCGAGTGCTTCTCCGCCGGGCAAGATCTGGAAGCAACGCATGAGTTGCTCGTCCGACAGATCCCAAGTCATGAAATGCATCCGGAAGTCGTCGTCAGGCGACTCCACTGCCTCGTCGAAATCAAAATTCGGATCAGGACCGAACGCTTCATCAAGAATATCGTGCCATTGTCGAAGCCAGACTCTTCGCGTTTCATCCATCGGAATCCTCAGCGACAATCGCAAATGGAGTGAGGTACAAAAAAAGAGAGCCGAATCGATCGGCTCTCTTATCATTTCTTTGCCTTTGGGCGGTGTCAAATCATTCAGACTATACGTCCAAGTTCCGCACTTCCAGGGCATGCTTCTCGATGAACTCGCGGCGAGGTTCGACCTTGTCACCCATCAAGATGCGGAACATGTCGTCGGCCGCCGAAGCGTCGCTCATAGTGACCTGCATCAACGTTCGGTTTTGCGGGTCGAGGGTCGTTTCGCGAAGTTCTTCCGCGTTCATTTCGCCCAGACCTTTAAAGCGAGTTACCTGCAGGCCACGTTCACCAGCCGATCGAACCGCGGCCAGCAGACCACGGAGGTCTTCCAAGCCGGTTTCGCTTTCGCCGCGTCGCAACTTGTAACGCGAGTCGGTGCTGCCTGTGCGTTCCTGCGGAATCAACGCTTGAATGTCGAAGCCAAGTTCCGCCAGTTCAGCCAGCTTAATGTTGATCGTCCGCACTTCGTGCAGTTCAGCGATGTGAGGTGCTTCGACCTCGGCTTCTTCTTCCTTTGGTTGACCGTTGGTTTCGGCTTCGGAATCCAGGACCTGGCCGTCGACCACTTCTCCTTCGTCAGGAATCTGTGTGTCCGGCTCGGCGTCGAGACCTCGTTCGTTGAGGAACGCATCGAGTTCCTTCTTGGTCGAGAACCAATGCTCTTCGCGACCCATCACCAAGTGGAAGACCGGCAACTTCTGGCTGACCGGATCTTGTCGCACCGCGTGAATCTTCAGGCCGATGCCGCGGCGTTCCAAAGCGACAATCGCTTCTTCCAGCGGAGCGAGTGCACGGCACAACTTTTCCATCTTTTCGCCGTCGATCACGTCGCCGTTATCATCGACGAAAGCACAGTCAGCCAGACCGTTGTCCAGCAACTGGTTTTTCATTTCTTCTTCGGTCTGGACGTACCAGACGTTCTTCTTGTGCACCACGCGAAACAGTGGCGGCTGGGCGACATAAACATGACCGCCAGCAACCAGTTCGTTCATCTGGCGATAGAAGAACGACAACAGCAGCGTGCGAATGTGCGAACCGTCGACGTCGGCATCGGTCATGATCACGACTTTGTTGTACCGACGCTTGTTGATATCCTGGTCCTGGCCGATGCCCACGCCGATCGCCTGGATCATACTGCGGACTTCTTCGTTGGCCAGCACCTTATCTTCGCGAGCCTTATAGGTGTTGATGATCTTACCTCGTAGCGGCAAGATGGCCTGGAAATCTCGCAGTCGTCCCCCTTCGGCCGAACCACCGGCCGAGTCACCTTCCACCAGGTACAGTTCGCACTTCTCCATCTCTTTGCTGATGCAGTCACGCAGCTTACCTGGCAGTCCGCCACCACTGAGGGCATCCTTTCGGTTTCGCAGCAGATCGCGAGCCTTGCGAGCCGCTTCGCGCGCCTGACCGGCCAACAGAGCTTTGCGAATGATGATCTTGGCAACCTTGGGGTTCTCTTCCAGGTATTTGGTCATGAACTCGCCAAAGCCCGAGTTGATGTAGCTTTCGACTTCGCTGTTACCCAGCTTGGTCTTCGTCTGGCCTTCAAACTGCGGCTCAGGCACGCGAGTACTGATGATCGCCGTCAAACCTTCGCGGAAGTCATCGCCGGATAGCGCGACGTCCTTGATCATGCTTTCCTTCTTGGCGTAGTTATTCAGCGTACGCGTCAGGGCCGTCTTAAAGCCGGAGACGTGCGTACCTCCTTCGTGCGTGTTGATGTTATTCACGTACGAATGAAGGTTCTCGGTGTATTCTTCGCTGTACTGCAGGGCAATTTCATAGCCCACGCCTTCGGTGACACCGCTCAGGAAGATCACGTCAGGGTGCAGCGCGTTAGTTGAACGATTCAGGTGCTCGACGTATTCGATGATCCCCTGCTCGTAGACAAACTCGTCTTTCTCTTGCGTGCGATCATCAATGAAGATGATTTTCACACCTTTGTTCAAGAAGGCGAGTTCTTGCAGACGCTTGGCGAGAGTATCGTGATTGAACTTGCTAACGTTGAAGATCTGGCTGTCAGGCTTGAAGGTAGTTTTGGTACCACGCTTCTTGGTCGGCTGACCCTTTTGAACTGGACCTTGGGGAACACCTCGTTCATATTCCTGCTGCCAGACAAAGCCATCGCGGTAGACTTCCACTTCGCACCACTCGGATAGGAAGTTCACCACGGTCACACCCACGCCGTGCAGACCGCCAGACGTTTGGTACGCCCCTTTGCTGAACTTGCCGCCGAACTTCAGCACGGTCATTACCCCTTCCAGGGTCGAGACGTCGCGGCCGACTTGTTCGGAAAGCTGTGGGTGACGGTCGACCGGAATACCGCGGCCGTCGTCCTCAACGGTAACGGAGTTATCGTTGTGGACCGTCACGATCACGCTGGAAGCGAACTCCGCCATCGCTTCGTCGATCGAGTTATCGACCACTTCGTACACCAGGTGATGGAAACCACGCATCGAACGGTCACCGATGTACATACTCGGCCGTTCGCGGACATGCTCCAAGTCAGAAAGGTGCTCGAGATCGCTCGCGCCATATTCCGATTTGGCCTTAGCCTGTTCGGCCTGCTGGGCGGCTTCCTTGTTTTCGATGTCCCCAGTCGGCTGATCTTGAGGTTCGTTCGGTTCGGTCATATTCGCTTTTCGTTTCTTCTAAACTCTTTGCCTCGTCTGAATCGAACGAGGTTATTGAATCACTTTGTCGGGGAAGTTTTCAGCGTTCGCTAATCAATTCGCCCTACTTTGATTTTCAAATCGGTAATCCCGTGATCCGGCAGCTGTTCTTGCAGTGACTTGAGGATCTTGGGCTTCTGGAAACTGATCATCTGGCTGATCGTCGAGTTGGCGACCATGACCAGCAAGGTGCCACGCTGTACGTTGCCAGCCACACTATGCTCGGCCAGACGCTCGCCGGCGGCGACATCCCAAGCCTGTTGCGTGGCATCGGCCGTCTGAACCTGGGCGTAGCCCTTCTGGACCATCAACTGGGCCAAGGTTCCTTTGATCGACTGCACTTTGCCGGGCTGACGCTGGCTCATTGTTCGTGGTTCCGATTATGTGTTTCATTCCGCCATGGCATTGCACTGGGTCGCGACCCAGCCGACGCCCAACCGGGCTTACCGATCGCGTGCCAACGGCATGACGACGTAGTCGTAGTTGTCGTCTGTACTGAATAGGGCGGCACTTTCGGCATTCTGGATGTTGAGCGTGAAATTGCTTTCGCTACCCAGCACCTTGTAGAAGTCAGCCACGAAACGATGGTCCATCGTGATCTCGACATTCTCGCCGTCGTAAGGGATCGGAATCTCGACGCGAGAATCGCCCACCTCGGCCGTATTGCTGGAAAGGATCATCGAGCCATGACCGAACGTGAAGTCGATCCCACGGCTCTCGTCGGACGTCACAATGGCTGCCTGACGAAGCGCGGCGAACGCTGGGCCAACCGACATCTCAATGTGGGCCGCTTCACGCTTCTCAGGAAGCACGTCCCGCCATTTCGGGAAACGACCTTCCACTAGGCGAGCATAAATCGTGGCTGGGCCGACTTTGACGAGTACGTCGTTGGTACGGGATGCGATCTGCACCGTCGCGTCCAGGTCGGTCAGGCTACGTTCGATCAGCTGCATCGCTCGCGATGGAATGATCGTCATCGCGTCGGAATTACCGTGATCTTCGATCTGCGTCGCAGGACCTTCCATCTTGGCCAGTCGACGTCCGTCGGTAGCGACCGCGGTAATGCTGTTTTCACCCAGTTCCAATAGAACACCACCCAAAGCGTAACGACCGCTTTCAGTATCGGTGGCGAAAAGGGTACGACGAATCAGTTCTTTGAGAACCCGAGCCGATACTTCATGGTACTTACCCTCCGCGAACGTTTGCACGGTGGGAAACTCGTCGGGGTCTTCGCTCGACAGGGTGAACTTGCTGTGCTGGGCTTGCACGACGGTTCGTGATTCTTCCCGCTGCACGCTGAGTCGCTCATCGCGAACCTCCTTCAAGATAGAACCAAACCGAGCCACGGGTAGAACGATGCTACCGGCTTGCTCGACTTCGATGCCTTCGACCTCGATGCGAACCCCGATCTCCATGTCGGTAGCCATCAGAATCGTGGCCTTTTCGGTGGCGTCGAGTTTGACGTTTTGCAGGATCGGCTTGGGACTACGGCTGGGTGCCACCATGGCCGCCGTCTGGAATGCCGTCTGAAACTTCTCGCGATCGAAAGTGATTTTCATGGAGCTCGTTAATCCAACAAATGTCTTCTTATTAGTTTTTCGAAAGAGTAGTAGTAGTAAGGCGGCGCTCCGAGCTGTCGATAAGTAACGTTTAACGTGCGTTTTGCTCGGCTAGCTTCGAATCAAATGAAGCTAGGTGGGGTGTGAAAAACTTGGCGCTAGGCCGTTGTTTTCCTGTCACTTGAGCGTCGACAAGTTCGCTAGCGGTGTTGGTCGTTTGAAGCGAGGTTGATAAGCGACACGCTGTCGACATCCTTGCACACAAAACCAACACCTTATCCACTACCTCTTCTGTGTTCGACTGAAAAGTCAGGGTGCCAGTGGTACCCTTGTTAATCCGTTTACTTTCTTCAAAGCTCCTCACTGTTTCATCCTTAAGGTTCAAGGAGACCAGCGAGGTCCGCTTCGAAATTCATGCTTCAAGGGTTCACGCGGCACTACGCTGCAAGATGCTCTCTCGCAGCTCTAGTACGGCTTCTCTCAAAGCGACATCCTTTTTGAGTTTGGCTTCCATGCTGCTCACCGCATGCATGACGGTGGTGTGATCGCGGCCGCCGAAATGTTTTCCGACCACTTTAAGGCTTTCTTCCGTGAGTTGCCGGGCGAGCAGCATGGCGACGCTGCGAGCCTGAACGATACTTTGCCGCCGCGAACTCCCCTTCATGTCGGCAACCTTCACGCGGAAGTACTTGGCCGTCATGCTGGCGATATTACGGAGACTGACCCTGGCCGTGTTGTGTTCGCTTTGAAGTAGCGAGTCGACGACCGCCGTATCGATGATTTGGTTGGCCCTGGTCTGGGCGATTAGTCGGTTCACGATTCCGCTGAGTTGAAGCAGGCCATGCGGAAAGGCCACGGCCAGTTTCTGGGCCGCCATCTTGGTGATCTGGCGATTGTGCCGTGTTGCGATCCCTTGGATCAGGACTTCCCGTGTTCCCTGCTCTGGCAGCACGACGGGAACCAACAGGCCGGCCGACAAGCGACTGCGAAGTTCGGTCGAGAACCCTTCCATGCCGATCGGATTTTCGCGGCACGAAACCAGAACCGTGGCACCACGCCGTTCGAGTTCGTCGAGCAAATGCAACAGAACCTGCTGCATCGATGGGAAGTGCAACAACTCGTGCAGATCCTCAATCACCAGCACATCGGTGCCGAAGAACTCGGTTCGCGTGCTACTGGCCGTTTCTTGACGCAAGGCATTGCCATACTCGCGAGCAAAATCACTGCCGGTCACGGACAGAACCTTCAGGTCAGGCTCTTTTTCGACCAGAACGCCCGTGAGTCCTTGCAGCAAGTGTGATTTGCCAGAACCACTGGGGCCGTAGATGACTACAGGCGAGAACTGCGAGGCATCGTGCTTCAATGCTTCGACCGCCGATTGAATCATGCGGTTTTCTGGCCCTGCCACGAAGGGGCGCAGACCCTCAATGGACCGTTTTACCGACCCAATGTAGGCGGGATCCTCCTGGCGGACCCAAGGCAAGGCAATGGTGATGATCTCCGTAACCACCGAAACTCCGTCTGTGTCTGTCAGACAACGTGGAAAAGCTCAATCGGCAGAGTTCGCCTAATGCAAACTCCCAAGCCCCAAAGGGGCGGCAGATAGCCACTAAGGACGTGATCCTCAGGGTTCAATCTACCAAGCCCAGATTATAGAGGTTTTCCACAGGGAAAACTAGCCAGGGAAGCCATTTATCGGCCGTTTTAACGTTGACGTAAATGCTTGATGCAATTGGAGATACGACTTGCGACTTCATCGACCTCTGGCTCGGTCGTGAAGCGGCTTAAACTTAAGCGAATCGAACCAGAAACTACATCTTCTGGCAGCCCCATCGCGATCAACGTAGGGGACGGCTCGGATGACCCGCTGGCACATGCGGAACCGGTGCTGCAAGCGACTCCAGCCATGTCCAAAGCCATCACCAAGGCCTGCCGGTCGATGCCTGGAAATGCAGTGTTCGACGTGTGGGGAAGACGTGGAGCATCGCGGCCGATGACTTGCATTTCGTCCTCTCCGACCAGATCGGTGAGAAGCGCTTCCAGCCGATCCCTCAGGACCTGCATACTCGGGCCGGCTTCCGGCATGGCTTCGATGGCTAACTGCAAGGCTTTTTCAAAGCCGATCGCCAGTTCTACGCTCTCAGTACCAGGTCGCAGGGCCAATTGCTGAGAACCACCGAACATCGTCGGATTCAATGTCACATGATCATCCAGCACGAGCGCTCCAATACCCCGCGGACCGTGAAACTTATGAGGGGTCAGCGTCATCGCCGAGGCACCTAATTTCCGGAAATTCACGGGTATTTTGCCAATCCCCTGCACGGCGTCGACATGCAAAGGGACTTCCCGATGACGACAAATGGTTGCGATCTCGCCTATGGGTTGAAGGACGCCGGTCTCATTGTTCCCCAGCATGACACTTACCAGTCGCGTTGGCTCTGCGAGCCATTGATCAAGTTCGGCTAATTGGACGACACCATTGTTGTCGACTGGCAGCACACGAACTTTCACACCGCGCAAAGCCAACTGATCGGCTGCTTCGGAGATACTCGGATGTTCGATCGCAGAGATGATGACCTGGCCATTTGTTTCTTTGCCTAAGCCAAACAAAGCCAAATTGTTGGCCTCCGTTCCCCCACTGGTAAACACCAAGCGATCGCTGGCGAAACGAGTCGTCTCAGCTCCCAGCAGATTGAGAATTGTTTCTCTGGCGTCATCGAGGCGACGGCGAGCCTTCTGGCCTGCTTGATGTTGGCTCGAGGGATTAAAGAAAGCCGACTCGTAGGCCTGACTCATGGCCTCGGCGACTTCTACGGCCATGGGTGTCGTCGCATTGTTGTCGACGTAAATCAATTTTCAGGTTCATCTTCCGATGTTTCTTCGTCATCGGAAGCCTCGTCTTGGGCAGTCTCTTCTTCGGCTGCCGCTGGAAGTTTGTCGAGTTGCTGCTGGGCCTCTCGTGTTTCGGGAGCTAAGCGGAGGACTTGCTCGTAGCAGAAGCGGGCGCGCTTGGTTTGATTCGCATCTTGAGCTGCTTTGCCAGCAGTCATGTACAACTCGACGAGGAACGGGTCGAGGCTTTGCTGGCCGATCGTCTTCTGCTGAGTTTCCCCTGCGGATTTTTGTTGATTGGTTAGGGCGTCGGCCGGAACATCGGGTTTGTCATCTTCTTTCAGCCAGTCCTGGGGCAGCGGGTTATTCTTTTGCCGACTCAGGTCCAGCATGTGATGGAGAATGTCAGGGATCAAGATGTACATGTTTCCCTCGGCCGCCTTTTGGATTTCGGGCCACATTACGGCTGCGTAGCCAGGGTTGGCTTGGCCCCAACGATCGAGATCGATCGCTCCGGTCGCATTGGACATGTCGAGATAATCGATCAGGATCGCGGCATCACTCTCGTACATCGTTCCGTGGGTGAAATGTGAAACGATGACCCAGTCTTCGTCCTTCGGCTTCCTGCCTGAGTAGGTGATCCACTTGTTTTTGGCGAGGTCGAGTTCCAGATTGCCTGTGTTGTTGAAGTAATCGGTGGCCGTTAGTCGTACCCCGAAAGCTTCGTAGTAGCTAAACCTCCGCCGCTGAAAACCATCCGGCGAAAACTGCACGCCAGAGTGACTCGAAGTGCCGAGCACAATGGTTAAGCCAATCACGCCAATCACCAACAGAATCAGAACGATGACGAAGACGCGCAACATCGTCTGATTCTGAGCAGGAGCAGGTGCAGAACTACGAGATGCCGGACTCAAAGCAATCGCCGTGAATGAATGGGGGCCAAAAAAGGGGAATTCGGAATGATTCCCCGATCCCCTTTAGTTTAGTGCCTGCCGACAGCGTTTACGAGATTCCCGCTGTTTTCGTACGCCGGCAACGGCTTATTTAAGGTTCTGCATAAACCCAAAGCCGATCAGGCCCAGGCCGGAAAGACCAATGAACCCAAAGACAAGAGTCATCATCATGTCTCCCTGGCCCATGAAGAACCAGAGTCCTAGGGCCATCAGAATATCCATGACCCCGGCCATCATCAGAATGGTCCCGGTAGGGATTTGTCCGCGGCGTCTTCCTAATCCAAGTTGACGTTTCATGCAGCGATAAACCAAACCGTGAAAACTTCTGTCGAGCAATTATTTATAGAGGAAAAGCGGACAATTGGCCGTTTCCAGCATCTTGTTGGTCGAAGACCCGAACAAGGTCTCCTTGAATCCGCCGCGGCCATAAGCCCCCAGCACAACCATCCGCGGACTCAGTTCTTTGACCTTTTCGGCCAGCATTTCCACCACACGACGTTCTTTGGGGACATAGTGCAGCTGCGGGTCGATCCCGTGGAAATTCAGGAATTGAGCTGCCTCTTCCAATCGTGGCATGGCTTTGGCTTCCTGATCGGAAATACTCACCACGTGGACTTGTGTCTTTGGTCCACGAATCTCCAAGAGGGTCCACATTTGGAGAGCATGGGCCGCCGTGGCACTGCCGTCGTAAGCGATCACAACCCGATGATTATCCGGCAGTTTCTGGGGGTAAACGATCACGGGACGAGCATTGTCGACCAGAAGCTTACGAACCGTAGCACCAACATCTTCGCTGGTTTCGTAGTGGAAATTGGTGTCTCGGCCGATCAAGACCACATCGTGGCGTAGGGCATGGCGTTCGATCTGTTCGTAGGGAAGACCTTCGCTGGGGATCGCGGTGAATGGGACTTCAGCTTCTTTGCAGCGGGTCTCAAAGTTCTGGAGGATCTCTTCCGCTCTTTGTTTCGCTTCAGAAATCAACGTTTCGTCGCGATGCTTTTTGTAGGCGCCGGCGCCGATGGGCAAGCTGGTTGGAGTCTTGATCCCGGGGATGTCGACCACGGCGACGCCTGACAAATGAATGCAGCCGGACCGACCATCCTCGTGGGCCGCGTAACGATGGCAAAATGCGATCGCCATATCGAGAGCGGTCTTGCTGGAGGGAGAATTGTCCAGGGCGATAAGTGCGCTGCGAATCATGATACTGTTTCCTTCCCCAATGGTCGGCTTGGACCGGTGTAAGATCGCTAAGCGGACGGTCGCTTCCCATCGACCTGAAGACCTCCGCCGCCACCTATCTATTGTAGCATTGCAAACGGTGGTTCGGGATGGCTCTCAAATCGATTTTCAAGCGGGAAATAAGGGTGCAAATCTTACCGACTTATCCCATCGAGATACTCTGAATCAACTCGGGATCTCCTCCTTGAATTAGGAGGATCATCCCAGTAATTCCGACGGTAACCGCAAGCCACATGATCCCCAGGGCCAACAGCGAGAAAGTCCCGCCGTCGAAGCCTGGTACCAAGGTGCATTTCTCGGGGCGAAGCGGATCATAATAGACGTTCAGGCTCGGGATCGAGTTCAGGGCATCGAGCAGCTTCTCGTGGTCTTCCCGCTCATTGGTTGGGATATAGCTCGATGCGATGTTCGTCCCTTGGAAAGGGCGTCCACAAACGTCGTATTCGTAAGTCGCTTTGACTTCGAACACGTGTCGGTTTGATTTGGTGTTTTTACGTACCGTCTCTTCGATGCTTGCTTCAATCAACCGGGCCCCAGTTTTCTCCCACGAGTTGCTGCGCCAGGCACGGTAAATGTCTCGTAAGCCGTAGCCGACAATCACCAGCCCAATCAAATTGAAACCACCCATCACCAGCATCGCAATTGTATCTTTCGACATGGTTTTCCTCTCAGCCAGCGGGAGTCAGGGATCGATGATTCAGTTGGGCCAGACGTTGCGGTAAGTTCTTCAAAGAACTACCCATGAAGACTAGCGCAAAGATGCCGCCACAAAATGCCAGCCAGGCACCGCCAAAGATGACCGGCAGGTAAGCACTGCGGTGGATACCGGTTGCCAAAGTACTTTCGCCCGGGTTTTGTGGGTCGAAATAGACGCGAACGTACCGCGATCGGCTGAGCTTTCTCTGCAAGTTCGAGTGCATGCTCTTGTTGTTGGTGCCGTTGTATCCGTAGGCGATACGGTCTCCTTCGTAAAACTGCCCGTCGATGTCATAGGCATATTTCACATAACAGGCCCACGTTTCTTTATGGTCGTTGGTGTGCGAGCGGAGTTTGCACTCGAGAACTTCACCTCGCACGGCCGGCCACTGCGTGGTTCGGCTGGCCTGATCCAGTTGGTAGATCCCATAGCCTAGAAAGCCGACGCCGAAACCGACGAAGAACAACACGAACAGGGATGTGAAGAGTTTAGACATGAAACCACTCGAAGAAAGTTACCGGAAAGGGAGCCGCTCGCCTCTCTTGGTAAAGTTCGCTCGTAACACGAAATCGTTGCTGACATTTCGAAGTTCCCCGGCATCCGTTGCCACTTCGCCAGCGGAAGTTGCCGGTTATGACGAAGATAGTGGCCATCCCCTCACCGGTGGCAGACGTGGATCCAGTTTTTCAATA includes:
- a CDS encoding DUF3592 domain-containing protein translates to MSKLFTSLFVLFFVGFGVGFLGYGIYQLDQASRTTQWPAVRGEVLECKLRSHTNDHKETWACYVKYAYDIDGQFYEGDRIAYGYNGTNNKSMHSNLQRKLSRSRYVRVYFDPQNPGESTLATGIHRSAYLPVIFGGAWLAFCGGIFALVFMGSSLKNLPQRLAQLNHRSLTPAG
- the dnaN gene encoding DNA polymerase III subunit beta, giving the protein MKITFDREKFQTAFQTAAMVAPSRSPKPILQNVKLDATEKATILMATDMEIGVRIEVEGIEVEQAGSIVLPVARFGSILKEVRDERLSVQREESRTVVQAQHSKFTLSSEDPDEFPTVQTFAEGKYHEVSARVLKELIRRTLFATDTESGRYALGGVLLELGENSITAVATDGRRLAKMEGPATQIEDHGNSDAMTIIPSRAMQLIERSLTDLDATVQIASRTNDVLVKVGPATIYARLVEGRFPKWRDVLPEKREAAHIEMSVGPAFAALRQAAIVTSDESRGIDFTFGHGSMILSSNTAEVGDSRVEIPIPYDGENVEITMDHRFVADFYKVLGSESNFTLNIQNAESAALFSTDDNYDYVVMPLARDR
- a CDS encoding universal stress protein translates to MIRSALIALDNSPSSKTALDMAIAFCHRYAAHEDGRSGCIHLSGVAVVDIPGIKTPTSLPIGAGAYKKHRDETLISEAKQRAEEILQNFETRCKEAEVPFTAIPSEGLPYEQIERHALRHDVVLIGRDTNFHYETSEDVGATVRKLLVDNARPVIVYPQKLPDNHRVVIAYDGSATAAHALQMWTLLEIRGPKTQVHVVSISDQEAKAMPRLEEAAQFLNFHGIDPQLHYVPKERRVVEMLAEKVKELSPRMVVLGAYGRGGFKETLFGSSTNKMLETANCPLFLYK
- a CDS encoding DUF3592 domain-containing protein, producing MSKDTIAMLVMGGFNLIGLVIVGYGLRDIYRAWRSNSWEKTGARLIEASIEETVRKNTKSNRHVFEVKATYEYDVCGRPFQGTNIASSYIPTNEREDHEKLLDALNSIPSLNVYYDPLRPEKCTLVPGFDGGTFSLLALGIMWLAVTVGITGMILLIQGGDPELIQSISMG
- a CDS encoding DUF721 domain-containing protein encodes the protein MSQRQPGKVQSIKGTLAQLMVQKGYAQVQTADATQQAWDVAAGERLAEHSVAGNVQRGTLLVMVANSTISQMISFQKPKILKSLQEQLPDHGITDLKIKVGRID
- a CDS encoding DnaA/Hda family protein, encoding MVTEIITIALPWVRQEDPAYIGSVKRSIEGLRPFVAGPENRMIQSAVEALKHDASQFSPVVIYGPSGSGKSHLLQGLTGVLVEKEPDLKVLSVTGSDFAREYGNALRQETASSTRTEFFGTDVLVIEDLHELLHFPSMQQVLLHLLDELERRGATVLVSCRENPIGMEGFSTELRSRLSAGLLVPVVLPEQGTREVLIQGIATRHNRQITKMAAQKLAVAFPHGLLQLSGIVNRLIAQTRANQIIDTAVVDSLLQSEHNTARVSLRNIASMTAKYFRVKVADMKGSSRRQSIVQARSVAMLLARQLTEESLKVVGKHFGGRDHTTVMHAVSSMEAKLKKDVALREAVLELRESILQRSAA
- a CDS encoding DNA gyrase subunit B, whose translation is MTEPNEPQDQPTGDIENKEAAQQAEQAKAKSEYGASDLEHLSDLEHVRERPSMYIGDRSMRGFHHLVYEVVDNSIDEAMAEFASSVIVTVHNDNSVTVEDDGRGIPVDRHPQLSEQVGRDVSTLEGVMTVLKFGGKFSKGAYQTSGGLHGVGVTVVNFLSEWCEVEVYRDGFVWQQEYERGVPQGPVQKGQPTKKRGTKTTFKPDSQIFNVSKFNHDTLAKRLQELAFLNKGVKIIFIDDRTQEKDEFVYEQGIIEYVEHLNRSTNALHPDVIFLSGVTEGVGYEIALQYSEEYTENLHSYVNNINTHEGGTHVSGFKTALTRTLNNYAKKESMIKDVALSGDDFREGLTAIISTRVPEPQFEGQTKTKLGNSEVESYINSGFGEFMTKYLEENPKVAKIIIRKALLAGQAREAARKARDLLRNRKDALSGGGLPGKLRDCISKEMEKCELYLVEGDSAGGSAEGGRLRDFQAILPLRGKIINTYKAREDKVLANEEVRSMIQAIGVGIGQDQDINKRRYNKVVIMTDADVDGSHIRTLLLSFFYRQMNELVAGGHVYVAQPPLFRVVHKKNVWYVQTEEEMKNQLLDNGLADCAFVDDNGDVIDGEKMEKLCRALAPLEEAIVALERRGIGLKIHAVRQDPVSQKLPVFHLVMGREEHWFSTKKELDAFLNERGLDAEPDTQIPDEGEVVDGQVLDSEAETNGQPKEEEAEVEAPHIAELHEVRTINIKLAELAELGFDIQALIPQERTGSTDSRYKLRRGESETGLEDLRGLLAAVRSAGERGLQVTRFKGLGEMNAEELRETTLDPQNRTLMQVTMSDASAADDMFRILMGDKVEPRREFIEKHALEVRNLDV
- a CDS encoding cysteine desulfurase family protein — its product is MIYVDNNATTPMAVEVAEAMSQAYESAFFNPSSQHQAGQKARRRLDDARETILNLLGAETTRFASDRLVFTSGGTEANNLALFGLGKETNGQVIISAIEHPSISEAADQLALRGVKVRVLPVDNNGVVQLAELDQWLAEPTRLVSVMLGNNETGVLQPIGEIATICRHREVPLHVDAVQGIGKIPVNFRKLGASAMTLTPHKFHGPRGIGALVLDDHVTLNPTMFGGSQQLALRPGTESVELAIGFEKALQLAIEAMPEAGPSMQVLRDRLEALLTDLVGEDEMQVIGRDAPRLPHTSNTAFPGIDRQALVMALDMAGVACSTGSACASGSSEPSPTLIAMGLPEDVVSGSIRLSLSRFTTEPEVDEVASRISNCIKHLRQR